Proteins from a genomic interval of Halopseudomonas litoralis:
- a CDS encoding aldehyde dehydrogenase family protein, translated as MSHEKQFYINGQWVEPNGDRTVDVINPATEEVAATIALGNEQDVDAAVAAAREAFESFSKTSREERIALLERVLEVYQRRSDEFAKAISIEMGAPAKLSKYAQAPSGTGHFAAALKALKEFEFEERIGNTLVVKEPIGVCGLITPWNWPINQLACKIAPALATGCTMVLKPSEVAPLSALLLAEVLDEAGVPAGVFNLVNGDGPTVGSAMSGHPDIDMMSFTGSTGAGRQVMKNGAETIKRVALELGGKSANILLDDADFEKMVAHGVMSCMNNSGQSCNAPTRMLVPNSRMDEVAAIAKAVSAKVKAGAPDGADTVIGPVVSKVQWSKIQDLIGKGIEEGAKLVVGGTGRPEGLDKGYYVQPTIFSHVTPDMTIAREEIFGPVLSIIGYKDEADAIRIANDTRYGLSGYISSADLDRARNAARQIRTGMVHLNGAPLDNNAPFGGYKESGNGREWGHYGLEDFLEVKSIFGYYAADK; from the coding sequence ATGAGCCATGAAAAACAATTCTATATCAACGGCCAATGGGTAGAGCCCAACGGCGATCGCACCGTTGATGTGATCAATCCCGCCACCGAAGAGGTAGCAGCTACCATTGCGCTGGGTAACGAGCAGGATGTTGATGCTGCTGTTGCCGCTGCACGCGAGGCGTTCGAGTCCTTCTCCAAGACCAGCCGTGAAGAGCGTATCGCTCTGCTGGAGCGCGTTCTCGAGGTCTATCAGCGCCGCTCCGATGAGTTTGCCAAGGCCATTTCCATTGAGATGGGTGCCCCGGCCAAGCTGTCGAAATACGCCCAGGCCCCCTCTGGCACCGGTCATTTCGCTGCGGCATTGAAAGCTCTGAAAGAGTTCGAGTTCGAAGAGCGCATCGGCAATACCCTGGTGGTCAAGGAGCCGATCGGCGTATGCGGTCTGATTACCCCGTGGAACTGGCCGATCAACCAACTGGCTTGCAAGATCGCCCCTGCCCTGGCCACCGGCTGCACCATGGTGCTCAAGCCCTCGGAAGTGGCTCCACTTTCTGCGCTGCTGCTCGCCGAAGTACTGGACGAAGCCGGCGTGCCTGCCGGGGTGTTCAACCTGGTCAACGGCGACGGCCCCACTGTCGGCTCGGCCATGTCAGGCCATCCGGATATCGACATGATGTCCTTTACCGGCTCCACCGGTGCCGGCCGCCAGGTTATGAAGAACGGCGCCGAGACCATCAAACGCGTGGCACTGGAACTGGGCGGCAAGTCGGCCAACATCCTGCTGGATGATGCGGATTTCGAGAAGATGGTCGCCCACGGCGTCATGTCTTGCATGAATAACAGCGGTCAGTCCTGTAACGCCCCGACCCGCATGCTGGTACCCAACAGCCGCATGGATGAAGTCGCTGCCATCGCCAAAGCCGTTTCGGCCAAGGTCAAGGCCGGTGCACCGGACGGCGCGGATACGGTCATCGGGCCGGTCGTCTCCAAGGTTCAGTGGAGCAAGATCCAGGACTTGATCGGCAAGGGCATCGAAGAAGGCGCCAAACTGGTGGTCGGCGGTACCGGTCGCCCAGAGGGACTGGACAAGGGCTACTATGTACAACCGACCATCTTCAGCCACGTCACCCCCGACATGACCATTGCCCGCGAAGAAATTTTCGGGCCGGTACTGTCCATCATCGGTTACAAAGATGAGGCCGATGCCATTCGCATCGCGAACGACACCCGGTATGGCCTGTCTGGCTATATCTCCTCCGCTGACCTGGATCGTGCCCGCAACGCTGCCCGCCAGATCCGCACCGGCATGGTCCATCTCAACGGCGCTCCGCTGGATAACAACGCCCCCTTCGGTGGCTACAAGGAATCCGGCAACGGTCGCGAATGGGGCCATTATGGCCTGGAAGATTTCCTTGAAGTGAAATCTATCTTCGGCTATTACGCCGCCGATAAGTAA
- a CDS encoding AsmA family protein: MARIGGFFIWILTGLVLLVAALALFLVLFDWNLLKPTINERVSEALDRPFAIEGDLSVAWRREPETDGGRAWLPWPHIAAEQMILGNPEWAEGDTFVSLQQVKLRLALLPLLSKTVHIPRIDVQGPVVNAQRLADGRDNWTFDLGSEDDASAEESAPWKLDIGTIGFDQGQIMVDDAISKLQLDMQVEPLGEPIAFDEIVGKPEESATAAPQEYVFAWRAEGRYQGQTVQGEGKVGGLLALQDAALPFPLEADVRAGSTRIRLAGTLTDPQNLGALDLNLRLSGTSLGNLYPLTGVTLPDSPPYSTDGRLSAQLQAAEGATYRYQDFNGSIGDSDIHGDLTYVAGEPRPKLSGSLVSNQLLFSDLAPLIGADSNAEKEARGSSARQPADKVLPVEEFRTERWRAMDADVHVRGRHIVHSEQLPITDLDAQVLLEDGRLHLAPLKFGMAGGELQADIRLNGGTTPLQGQAKLNARGFKLKELAPSFAPMQTSLGELNGDADLSGHGNSVAALLGSADGSVQLVINDGTVSRSLMEIAGLNVGNYLITKMFGDEDVQINCAVADLALDDGLMTTPIFIIDTENALIRVDGEVNFASEELDLDISPDSKGMRIFSLRSPLYVRGSFSDPNPGVHAGPLALRGTGMLALGAVTPAAALLALIAPSGEQTSQCQELLEEMRNDQR; this comes from the coding sequence ATGGCGCGCATTGGTGGTTTTTTCATCTGGATATTGACCGGTCTGGTGCTGCTGGTGGCAGCATTGGCGTTGTTTCTGGTGCTGTTCGACTGGAATCTGCTCAAGCCGACGATCAATGAACGGGTTTCCGAGGCCCTTGATCGGCCCTTTGCCATTGAAGGTGACCTGTCGGTGGCTTGGCGGCGCGAGCCGGAGACGGACGGCGGGCGGGCTTGGCTGCCCTGGCCACACATTGCCGCCGAGCAGATGATACTGGGCAATCCGGAATGGGCCGAAGGCGACACCTTTGTCAGTCTGCAGCAGGTGAAGTTGCGCCTGGCGCTGCTACCGCTGCTATCAAAGACCGTACACATCCCACGCATCGATGTGCAGGGACCGGTAGTGAACGCGCAACGCCTGGCTGACGGGCGCGACAACTGGACCTTCGATCTGGGCAGCGAGGATGATGCCTCGGCCGAGGAGTCAGCACCCTGGAAGCTGGATATCGGCACCATTGGTTTTGATCAGGGACAGATAATGGTCGATGACGCGATCAGCAAGCTTCAGCTCGATATGCAGGTCGAGCCCCTGGGTGAACCCATCGCCTTTGATGAGATTGTCGGCAAACCGGAGGAGTCGGCGACGGCCGCTCCCCAGGAATACGTCTTCGCCTGGCGCGCCGAGGGGCGTTACCAGGGACAGACGGTGCAAGGCGAAGGCAAGGTCGGCGGTCTGCTGGCACTGCAGGACGCAGCCCTGCCGTTTCCGCTGGAGGCGGATGTCCGCGCCGGATCCACCCGCATCCGCCTGGCCGGCACCCTGACCGATCCGCAGAATCTGGGCGCGTTGGACCTGAACCTGCGACTCTCGGGCACCAGTCTGGGCAACCTTTATCCTCTGACCGGGGTGACCCTGCCCGATAGCCCACCCTACTCCACCGACGGCCGCCTGAGTGCGCAGCTGCAGGCTGCCGAAGGTGCTACCTACCGCTATCAGGACTTCAATGGCAGCATTGGCGACAGTGATATCCATGGCGATCTGACTTATGTGGCCGGCGAGCCCCGCCCCAAGCTGTCCGGCAGCCTCGTGTCCAACCAGCTGCTGTTCAGCGATCTGGCGCCGTTGATCGGGGCCGACTCCAATGCCGAGAAAGAGGCCCGCGGCAGCAGCGCTCGGCAGCCGGCCGACAAGGTACTTCCAGTCGAGGAATTCCGCACCGAGCGCTGGCGGGCGATGGATGCCGATGTGCACGTGCGCGGTCGGCACATTGTACACAGCGAACAACTGCCGATCACCGACCTCGACGCCCAGGTTCTGCTTGAAGATGGTCGGCTGCATCTGGCACCCCTCAAGTTCGGCATGGCCGGCGGCGAGTTGCAGGCCGATATTCGGCTGAACGGCGGTACCACGCCACTGCAGGGGCAGGCCAAACTGAATGCCCGTGGCTTCAAGCTCAAGGAACTGGCACCCAGTTTTGCACCGATGCAGACCAGCCTCGGCGAGCTGAACGGCGACGCCGACCTGAGCGGGCACGGCAATTCGGTGGCGGCGCTGTTGGGCAGTGCCGATGGCTCGGTGCAGCTGGTAATCAATGATGGCACGGTAAGTCGCAGCCTGATGGAAATTGCCGGACTCAATGTCGGTAATTATCTGATCACTAAAATGTTCGGCGACGAGGACGTGCAAATCAATTGCGCAGTGGCGGATCTGGCACTTGATGATGGACTGATGACTACGCCGATATTCATCATCGATACCGAGAATGCACTGATCCGAGTCGACGGCGAGGTGAACTTCGCCAGCGAAGAGCTGGATCTGGATATCTCCCCCGACTCCAAGGGCATGCGTATCTTCTCCCTGCGCTCGCCCTTGTATGTCCGCGGCTCCTTCAGCGACCCCAACCCGGGCGTACATGCCGGGCCGCTGGCATTGCGGGGTACCGGCATGCTGGCTTTGGGCGCAGTGACCCCGGCTGCTGCGCTGCTGGCGCTCATCGCGCCCAGCGGCGAGCAGACCAGTCAGTGCCAGGAACTGCTGGAGGAAATGCGTAACGACCAGCGCTGA
- a CDS encoding NAD(P)(+) transhydrogenase (Re/Si-specific) subunit beta, whose amino-acid sequence MSQFIIEAVYFLTALLFIYGLKRMASPVTARSGILIAGVGMVLAVLAAFLYGFDVREAAQEHLTMNVALVLIALGLGLGWAWYSGKKVAMTDMPQMVALYNGMGGGAAAAIAATELFSGNAQSHGVVVSVLAVLGGLIGAVALSGSLVAWAKLDGRMNGVIRLPAQQLINGVLFLGSLALGAYIVVTGINGVISLPLIALFFILALLLGVLLTTPIGGADMPVVISLYNAFTGLAVAFEGFVLQNPAMIIAGTVVGSAGTLLTLMMAKAMNRPVSNVIFSQFGGDDGGEDGDIEGTMKAADASDAAIAMYYASKVIIVPGYGLAVAQAQHKLYEFVKLLQKQGVDVAFAIHPVAGRMPGHMNVLLAEAGVPYDIIHDLEDINEDFPQADVAIVLGANDVVNPAARHRKSSPIYGMPILNVDMAQQAYVVKRGQGKGYSGVENELFYAENTSMVYGDAQKVMVQMIDAVKSLG is encoded by the coding sequence ATGAGTCAATTTATAATCGAAGCCGTTTACTTTCTCACGGCACTGCTATTTATCTATGGTCTCAAGCGCATGGCCAGCCCGGTCACCGCGCGCTCCGGTATCCTGATTGCCGGCGTCGGCATGGTGCTGGCGGTATTGGCTGCCTTCCTGTACGGCTTTGATGTACGCGAAGCGGCGCAGGAACACCTGACCATGAACGTGGCGCTGGTACTGATCGCATTGGGCCTGGGTCTGGGTTGGGCCTGGTACAGCGGCAAGAAGGTCGCCATGACCGATATGCCACAAATGGTTGCTCTGTATAACGGTATGGGTGGCGGTGCAGCAGCAGCCATTGCGGCGACCGAGCTGTTTTCCGGCAACGCCCAGTCCCACGGCGTTGTGGTCTCGGTACTGGCGGTATTGGGTGGCCTGATCGGTGCAGTAGCACTGTCCGGTTCCCTGGTCGCCTGGGCCAAGCTCGACGGCCGCATGAACGGTGTGATCCGCCTGCCAGCGCAACAGTTGATCAACGGCGTGCTTTTCCTCGGCTCGCTGGCCTTGGGTGCCTACATTGTGGTCACCGGCATCAATGGTGTGATTTCCTTGCCGTTGATCGCGCTGTTCTTTATTCTGGCGCTGCTGCTGGGCGTGTTGCTGACTACCCCTATCGGTGGCGCGGACATGCCGGTAGTGATCTCTCTGTATAACGCGTTCACCGGCCTGGCTGTTGCCTTCGAAGGTTTCGTGCTGCAGAACCCGGCGATGATCATTGCCGGTACCGTGGTTGGCTCGGCAGGTACCCTGCTGACGCTGATGATGGCCAAGGCCATGAACCGCCCGGTCAGCAACGTGATCTTCAGCCAGTTTGGCGGTGATGATGGTGGCGAAGATGGCGACATCGAAGGCACCATGAAAGCAGCGGATGCCTCCGACGCGGCAATCGCCATGTACTACGCCAGCAAGGTGATCATCGTTCCAGGCTACGGTCTGGCGGTAGCGCAGGCGCAGCACAAGCTGTATGAATTCGTGAAGCTGCTGCAGAAGCAGGGTGTGGATGTGGCGTTCGCTATCCACCCGGTCGCCGGTCGTATGCCGGGGCACATGAACGTGTTGCTGGCCGAAGCCGGTGTCCCCTACGACATCATCCATGACCTGGAAGATATCAACGAGGACTTCCCGCAGGCCGACGTGGCCATCGTTCTGGGTGCCAACGACGTGGTCAACCCGGCTGCTCGTCATCGCAAATCCAGTCCGATCTATGGCATGCCGATCCTCAACGTCGACATGGCGCAGCAGGCTTATGTAGTCAAGCGTGGTCAGGGCAAGGGTTACTCCGGCGTGGAGAACGAACTGTTCTACGCCGAGAACACTTCCATGGTCTACGGTGATGCGCAGAAGGTGATGGTACAGATGATCGACGCGGTGAAATCGCTGGGTTGA
- a CDS encoding NAD(P) transhydrogenase subunit alpha: MDPVTTITGFVALYIFMLAAFTGYEIIGRVPAILHTPLMSGSNFVHGIVVVGAMWALLNAGSTLEQVIGFFGVLLGAGNAAGGYVVTERMLEMFKPSNKRQGTADKE; the protein is encoded by the coding sequence ATGGATCCAGTAACTACCATTACCGGCTTTGTGGCTCTGTATATCTTCATGCTGGCCGCTTTCACCGGGTACGAAATCATTGGCCGTGTTCCGGCCATCCTGCACACGCCGCTGATGTCCGGTTCCAATTTCGTCCACGGCATTGTTGTGGTCGGCGCCATGTGGGCACTGTTGAACGCGGGCTCCACTCTGGAACAGGTCATCGGCTTTTTCGGCGTACTGCTCGGCGCGGGTAACGCTGCCGGCGGTTATGTGGTGACTGAGCGCATGCTGGAGATGTTCAAGCCCAGCAACAAGCGCCAAGGTACAGCGGACAAGGAATAA
- a CDS encoding NAD(P) transhydrogenase subunit alpha, with amino-acid sequence MSVSLFIPGETRENEKRVALVPSVASKLAKLGIECSLQPGAGLAARIPDSAFENEGVQITSTPSAPQLIFRVQPPELAEIEQMAPGTVLCCFVYAHREPEIVKALRDRQITCFAMELVPRITRAQAMDALSSQAALTGYAAGLMAATSLNRILPMMTTAVGSLRPAKVLVMGAGVAGLQALATAKRLGAMIEGYDVRAEVKEQVESVGGKFVDTGVSASGQGGYARELTDEEKAQVEKVVTRHIQQADAVITTAAIPGRPSPKIISEAQIMGMKPGSVIIDLAAEGGGNTPLTVPGETVEVGPVTIVAPLNVPSRLAEHASELYARNLQNLVGLMVKDGELAIDWEDEILAGAVLTHAGEIRNEAARKALEPGEE; translated from the coding sequence ATGTCGGTCAGTCTGTTTATTCCCGGGGAGACGCGCGAGAATGAAAAGCGTGTCGCTCTGGTCCCTTCTGTCGCCAGTAAGCTGGCGAAACTGGGTATTGAATGTTCTTTACAACCAGGTGCAGGCCTGGCGGCGAGAATTCCCGACAGCGCCTTCGAGAACGAAGGCGTACAGATTACTTCCACCCCGTCAGCACCCCAGCTGATCTTCCGCGTACAGCCACCGGAGCTGGCCGAGATCGAACAAATGGCACCAGGTACGGTTCTGTGCTGTTTCGTCTATGCTCATCGCGAGCCGGAGATCGTCAAGGCACTGCGTGATCGCCAGATCACCTGTTTTGCCATGGAACTGGTACCGCGTATCACTCGCGCCCAGGCGATGGACGCTCTGTCCTCCCAGGCTGCGCTGACCGGCTATGCCGCGGGTCTCATGGCAGCTACCAGCCTCAACCGCATTCTTCCCATGATGACCACAGCCGTTGGCTCTCTGCGTCCGGCCAAGGTATTGGTCATGGGTGCAGGGGTCGCTGGTCTGCAGGCGCTGGCGACAGCCAAACGTCTGGGGGCCATGATCGAAGGCTATGACGTGCGTGCCGAGGTGAAGGAACAGGTCGAATCGGTTGGCGGCAAGTTCGTCGATACCGGCGTTTCTGCCAGCGGGCAGGGCGGTTATGCGCGCGAACTGACCGACGAGGAAAAAGCTCAGGTGGAGAAGGTCGTCACTCGGCATATCCAGCAAGCCGATGCCGTGATCACCACCGCCGCCATTCCCGGTCGCCCCAGCCCGAAAATCATCAGCGAAGCGCAGATCATGGGCATGAAGCCCGGCTCGGTGATCATCGATCTGGCGGCTGAAGGGGGTGGTAACACGCCACTCACGGTCCCTGGCGAAACCGTCGAAGTCGGTCCTGTGACCATTGTCGCGCCGCTGAACGTACCGAGCCGACTGGCCGAGCACGCGTCGGAGCTCTATGCGCGCAACCTGCAGAACCTGGTCGGCCTGATGGTCAAGGATGGCGAACTGGCCATCGACTGGGAGGACGAGATCCTGGCCGGCGCGGTACTGACGCACGCTGGTGAAATCCGTAACGAGGCCGCACGCAAGGCCCTTGAACCTGGCGAGGAATAA
- a CDS encoding AEC family transporter: protein MVVVNALVPVFGLIFLGWFLGARRIIPTEGHKTLGIITFKLFMPVLLFSGLARADLLEALSPLLLMLYFIPAFAVFIAVNMWVHRRLGRPSSMGLAASYSNNVLVGIPLITVMLGVESLVYLFAVLVFHSLLLFTLQSIYNAFWGNRGEKVDWKALLSSLANPLIIGLFLGALVNLSGLPVPGPLWHIVEMLAAAALPTALLMLGMSLASYRLYLSGTMAMLTTAKLVIFPLLVLGMGWLLPGLTADARTVLVLMAACPTGINVLAFAMGQEDTRILGSVIFLSTVMAAITLPVWLLVLAA from the coding sequence ATGGTTGTTGTTAACGCCCTGGTGCCTGTTTTCGGTCTGATATTCCTGGGTTGGTTTCTCGGTGCTCGCCGCATTATCCCGACCGAGGGTCACAAGACCCTGGGCATTATCACCTTCAAGCTGTTCATGCCCGTATTGCTGTTCTCCGGGCTGGCCCGGGCGGATCTGCTCGAGGCGCTCTCTCCCTTGCTGTTGATGCTCTATTTCATTCCGGCCTTCGCAGTGTTTATTGCGGTCAACATGTGGGTGCATCGGCGGCTGGGGCGCCCTTCTTCCATGGGGCTCGCAGCCAGCTATTCGAATAATGTGCTGGTGGGCATACCGCTGATTACGGTCATGCTGGGCGTGGAAAGTCTGGTCTACCTGTTTGCCGTCCTGGTATTCCACAGTCTGCTGCTGTTTACCTTGCAGAGCATCTATAACGCTTTCTGGGGTAACCGTGGCGAGAAGGTCGATTGGAAGGCGTTGCTCTCCAGCCTGGCCAACCCGCTGATCATCGGGCTATTCCTGGGCGCCTTGGTGAACCTGTCCGGCCTGCCTGTTCCCGGCCCGCTGTGGCATATCGTGGAAATGCTCGCCGCGGCAGCTCTGCCTACCGCTTTGCTGATGCTCGGTATGAGCCTGGCCAGCTACCGGCTATACCTGAGTGGCACCATGGCGATGCTAACCACCGCCAAGCTGGTGATATTTCCGCTACTGGTCCTGGGCATGGGATGGCTGTTGCCGGGGTTGACCGCGGATGCGCGCACGGTTCTGGTGTTGATGGCGGCCTGTCCCACGGGCATCAATGTTCTGGCTTTCGCCATGGGGCAGGAGGACACCCGCATCCTCGGCTCGGTGATCTTCCTGTCGACGGTGATGGCCGCTATTACCTTGCCAGTCTGGTTGCTTGTACTCGCTGCCTGA